A single genomic interval of Pontibacter deserti harbors:
- a CDS encoding YihY/virulence factor BrkB family protein, producing MVRTRLNMIWCLLQETWLEFLDNNSFQKGAALAYYTIFALPPMLIIIISASSYFLEEQAVSGEIYFRIKELIGSEGAYAVQKMVENVNAFANLNLAAIIGGGALFIAATGLFVSLQDSLNEIWYVKPKPKRGYLKLVLDRFLSFGMILAIAILLLLSLLANTVLVIVGDFLTARLSGWVVYILHLANLMSSLVMMTFLFACIYKFLPDAKIKWRDVWVGAVVTAILFSLFRGLIGFYLGKNDVASVYGAAGSVVLILTWVFFTSQIIFFGAVFTFVYSRKYGHNIYPATYAVRVIRQEIEVGNSAVNAEPGKHAQEVYGEEEVITTQPDEGELEQGANI from the coding sequence ATGGTACGTACGCGACTTAACATGATTTGGTGCCTGCTACAGGAAACCTGGTTGGAGTTCCTGGATAATAATTCATTTCAGAAAGGTGCCGCGCTGGCTTACTACACCATTTTTGCGTTGCCACCCATGCTTATCATCATCATCAGTGCCAGCAGTTATTTTCTGGAAGAGCAGGCCGTTTCGGGGGAGATATACTTTAGAATTAAAGAGCTGATAGGTTCGGAAGGAGCCTATGCCGTGCAGAAGATGGTGGAAAATGTAAACGCCTTTGCCAATTTAAACCTGGCAGCCATAATTGGTGGCGGCGCATTGTTTATTGCAGCCACAGGCTTGTTTGTGTCGTTGCAGGATTCGCTGAACGAGATATGGTATGTGAAGCCCAAGCCCAAGCGCGGCTACCTCAAACTGGTACTCGACCGTTTCTTGTCTTTCGGAATGATTCTGGCGATTGCTATTTTACTTTTGCTGTCGTTGCTGGCCAATACGGTGCTGGTTATAGTTGGTGATTTTCTGACTGCTCGTTTATCGGGGTGGGTAGTATACATTCTGCACCTGGCTAACCTGATGTCGAGCTTGGTAATGATGACCTTTTTGTTTGCCTGCATCTATAAGTTCTTGCCGGATGCCAAGATTAAGTGGCGGGATGTATGGGTTGGGGCAGTAGTAACCGCTATACTGTTCTCCTTGTTCAGGGGTTTGATCGGGTTTTACTTGGGTAAGAATGATGTGGCATCTGTTTACGGGGCAGCAGGCTCTGTAGTACTTATACTTACGTGGGTGTTCTTTACATCCCAGATCATCTTCTTTGGAGCAGTTTTCACATTTGTTTACTCTCGTAAGTATGGCCATAATATTTACCCGGCTACTTATGCCGTCCGGGTCATTCGCCAGGAAATAGAAGTTGGCAACTCAGCTGTGAACGCAGAACCGGGTAAACATGCCCAGGAAGTATATGGGGAAGAAGAAGTTATAACTACCCAGCCGGATGAGGGTGAATTAGAACAGGGAGCGAATATTTAA
- a CDS encoding RidA family protein, producing MAHTIVNSQNAPAPIGPYSQATMANGVLYVSGQIPLNQQTGELVNSSIEEETHMVMKNLQFILSEAGMDFSNVVKCSIFVKDLNNFGKINETYGSYFTSNPPARETVEVSRLPKDVNVEISCIAVK from the coding sequence ATGGCACATACCATTGTTAACTCACAGAACGCGCCGGCTCCTATCGGGCCTTATAGCCAGGCAACTATGGCTAACGGCGTACTTTATGTTTCGGGTCAGATTCCGTTGAACCAGCAAACCGGCGAACTGGTAAACAGCAGCATAGAAGAAGAAACGCACATGGTTATGAAAAACCTGCAGTTTATACTTTCAGAAGCTGGTATGGATTTCAGTAACGTGGTAAAGTGCAGCATTTTTGTGAAAGACCTAAACAACTTTGGTAAGATAAACGAAACGTACGGCAGCTACTTTACCAGCAACCCTCCAGCCCGCGAAACTGTAGAAGTGAGTCGTTTACCAAAAGATGTGAACGTAGAGATTTCGTGTATTGCGGTTAAATAG
- a CDS encoding 3-hydroxyacyl-CoA dehydrogenase family protein has protein sequence MHILVLAGPEMANEFRQKFQEDDNGIRYTFLQSHNIIDAQLEPSDVVFDFLLHEQPERLSMYAPSQVVFCNAATIQLAALVKASGVERPCTLIGFNGLPSLFNRPVLEVSLLHKGCESRLIEVCNELETDFLIVDDRVGLVTPRILCMIINEACYTLQEQTAGIEDIDLGMKLGTNYPKGPFEWANQIGIANVYNVLQAVYEDTKEERYKICPLLKTKYLKGEMFEV, from the coding sequence ATGCACATACTTGTTTTGGCTGGCCCAGAAATGGCCAATGAGTTCAGACAAAAATTTCAGGAAGATGATAATGGCATCCGCTATACTTTCCTGCAAAGCCATAATATAATTGATGCGCAACTGGAGCCTTCTGATGTAGTGTTTGATTTTCTGCTGCACGAGCAACCTGAGCGGTTAAGTATGTATGCTCCCAGCCAAGTTGTTTTCTGCAATGCGGCAACTATACAATTGGCTGCACTTGTAAAAGCTTCCGGCGTCGAAAGACCATGTACTTTGATAGGGTTTAATGGACTGCCTTCTCTTTTCAATAGACCTGTGCTGGAGGTAAGTCTACTGCATAAAGGATGTGAGTCTCGCCTTATAGAAGTTTGCAACGAGTTAGAAACAGATTTCCTGATCGTGGATGATCGTGTGGGTTTGGTTACTCCTCGTATACTTTGCATGATCATTAATGAGGCTTGTTATACCTTGCAGGAACAAACAGCAGGTATAGAAGATATTGATCTGGGAATGAAGCTAGGTACAAATTATCCTAAAGGCCCTTTTGAGTGGGCAAACCAGATAGGTATAGCTAACGTGTATAATGTGCTGCAGGCAGTTTATGAAGATACCAAAGAGGAGCGTTATAAAATATGCCCGCTGCTCAAGACGAAGTATCTGAAAGGGGAAATGTTTGAAGTATAA
- the panC gene encoding pantoate--beta-alanine ligase: protein MQVITQVNTLRETMQALRCSGKSIGFVPTMGALHEGHLQLLRASVKDNDITVCSIFVNPTQFNNAEDFKLYPRTLEEDIVQLQTTGCDYLFAPTPDDVYPQHTMLQFSFGKLEQVMEGEHRPGHFNGVATIVGKLFHMVQPHKAYFGQKDLQQVAIVRQLIFGLGFNVELVCHPTVREANGLAMSSRNKRLNKEQLVTAVSLYEALQLAKSQLKYKSQESIKEAVADYLRQKPEVTLEYFEIANPLTLQPIESIADAREVALCIAAHVGPVRLIDNLVVNLSEV from the coding sequence ATGCAAGTAATTACGCAGGTAAACACACTTCGGGAAACAATGCAGGCACTACGTTGCAGTGGCAAGAGCATAGGCTTTGTGCCAACTATGGGCGCCCTGCACGAAGGACACCTGCAACTGCTGCGCGCATCTGTAAAAGATAATGACATTACTGTTTGCAGCATTTTTGTAAATCCGACACAGTTTAACAATGCCGAGGACTTTAAACTATACCCACGCACACTGGAGGAAGACATAGTACAGCTGCAAACAACTGGCTGCGATTATCTTTTTGCACCAACTCCCGATGATGTATATCCACAACACACTATGTTACAGTTTAGTTTCGGAAAGCTGGAGCAGGTAATGGAAGGGGAGCACCGGCCGGGGCATTTTAACGGAGTGGCAACGATAGTGGGCAAATTATTCCATATGGTGCAGCCGCATAAAGCTTATTTCGGGCAGAAAGATTTACAGCAGGTAGCTATAGTTCGCCAGCTTATATTTGGGTTAGGTTTTAACGTGGAACTGGTGTGTCATCCTACTGTGCGTGAGGCTAATGGGCTGGCTATGTCCTCGCGGAACAAAAGGTTAAATAAAGAACAGCTTGTTACAGCAGTTAGTTTGTACGAGGCGCTCCAGTTAGCCAAGTCTCAGCTAAAGTATAAATCTCAGGAAAGTATAAAAGAAGCCGTAGCAGACTATCTGCGCCAGAAGCCGGAAGTAACCCTGGAGTATTTCGAAATAGCTAACCCGCTTACGCTGCAGCCCATAGAAAGTATAGCCGATGCCCGGGAGGTAGCTTTATGCATCGCTGCCCATGTTGGCCCGGTACGCCTGATCGATAACTTGGTAGTGAATCTTAGCGAAGTATAA
- a CDS encoding DUF4270 family protein: protein MNSAVRRFALFFFSLATLASCEDPSDIGIDLQDENLAGTTYTDTLTINTGTVSQPDSILAFNQDRAILGGYWDAVLGNVKGTTFTEVALSGTDVVFGDKNKPRLLDKLVLTLDYDSTFYGDIGEPITFEVHELTESFQEKASYFTNSSLAYDPKVLGSVTFKPEIVEVKDTTGKIIGEHYSRPSIVLDQEFAQNLLNQSGTTNLKNQANFAQFLKGFAFVPTGDPKFLLGLNLGSNNSKLTLYFRNGSGTGADSVRKSHTFFFGSATTRDFSNITADRSGTALEGLGKNVLLESSETGDESYIQSGTQLLTKLTIPHLAKLKEKHGNIVINRAELVIPIKTASDTKLAAPKALALYETNSSNRILKNSNGETRVVPFDAAYALNSTRYPAQLLFDADKKQYTVNITSYVQAILLGKKPNDGLLIAPAKFTNAGSGTVAISKEIIPYRAILSNTVEKGVKLRVYFTKVD from the coding sequence ATGAACTCAGCCGTTAGAAGATTTGCCCTATTCTTCTTTTCCCTTGCTACACTTGCTTCCTGCGAAGACCCATCTGATATTGGTATAGACCTACAAGATGAAAATCTTGCCGGAACTACTTATACTGATACATTAACTATAAATACAGGCACTGTTTCTCAGCCCGATTCTATACTTGCCTTTAACCAGGATAGAGCTATACTTGGCGGGTATTGGGATGCTGTATTAGGTAATGTAAAGGGAACAACTTTTACTGAAGTGGCTTTAAGTGGTACAGACGTTGTTTTTGGAGATAAGAATAAGCCCAGGCTATTAGACAAGCTTGTGCTTACGCTGGATTATGACTCTACTTTTTATGGTGATATTGGTGAACCTATAACATTTGAAGTGCATGAACTTACTGAGTCTTTCCAAGAGAAGGCATCTTACTTTACAAACTCATCGCTTGCTTATGATCCTAAAGTATTAGGTAGCGTTACTTTTAAACCTGAGATCGTAGAGGTAAAGGATACAACAGGTAAGATTATTGGTGAGCATTATTCACGTCCATCAATAGTACTTGATCAAGAGTTTGCTCAAAATCTGCTAAACCAATCTGGCACTACAAATCTTAAAAATCAGGCAAATTTTGCACAGTTTTTAAAAGGCTTTGCGTTTGTACCAACAGGCGACCCTAAATTCCTTTTAGGCCTGAACCTTGGTTCTAATAATTCAAAGCTCACTTTATACTTCAGAAATGGAAGTGGAACAGGGGCTGATTCGGTTCGTAAATCACATACATTTTTCTTTGGCAGCGCTACTACGAGAGATTTCTCTAATATAACAGCTGATCGTAGTGGAACAGCTTTAGAAGGATTAGGTAAAAACGTTTTACTTGAATCTTCAGAAACTGGTGATGAAAGTTACATTCAGTCCGGTACTCAGCTTTTAACGAAGCTAACTATACCTCACCTTGCTAAGCTTAAGGAAAAGCATGGCAATATTGTTATTAACAGAGCAGAACTGGTTATACCTATCAAAACAGCATCAGATACAAAGTTAGCTGCACCGAAAGCCCTGGCTCTGTATGAAACAAATAGCAGTAATCGCATTTTGAAGAATAGCAATGGTGAGACACGGGTTGTTCCATTTGATGCAGCGTATGCACTGAATAGCACCAGGTATCCTGCTCAGCTCCTTTTTGATGCAGATAAAAAACAGTATACAGTAAATATAACCAGCTATGTACAGGCTATCTTACTTGGTAAAAAACCAAACGATGGCTTGTTGATTGCACCAGCTAAGTTTACAAATGCAGGTTCTGGAACGGTAGCAATATCAAAAGAAATTATTCCTTACAGAGCTATACTTAGCAACACTGTTGAGAAAGGCGTGAAGCTACGCGTATACTTTACAAAAGTAGACTAG
- the glmS gene encoding glutamine--fructose-6-phosphate transaminase (isomerizing) — translation MCGIVAYVGHREACPIIIKGLKRLEYRGYDSAGIALMNGSLNVYKKKGKVSELEAFIADKNVHGTIGMGHTRWATHGEPNDVNAHPHYSTSGKIAIIHNGIIENYAALKTLLLEKGHTFQSDTDSEVFINLIEDIRTTTGCSLVEAVRLALHEVVGAYAIVVLSKDDPNHIVAARKGSPLVVGVGEGEYFFASDATPIIEYTNDVIYLNDYEIAVVKDGQLDIRTKEDVQQTPYIQRLELALESIEKGGYEHFMLKEIFEQPRSILDSMRGRMIAERNHLMMGGIREYENKFANANRILIVACGTSWHAGLVAEYLIEDLARIPVEVEYASEFRYRNPIVSENDIVIAISQSGETADTLAAIELAKSKGATIFGICNVVGSSIARATDAGAYTHAGPEIGVASTKAFTAQVTVLTLIAMIIGSKRGTIETTKLHQLIAELEQIPAKVEQTLKLDKQIEEISEIYKDATNFLYLGRGYNFPVALEGALKLKEISYIHAEGYPAAEMKHGPIALIDEQMPVVVIATKDSSYEKIVSNVQEVKARKGKVIAIVTEGDTTIPAMADHVIEIPETSEHLMPLLSVVPLQLLSYHIAVMRGCNVDQPRNLAKSVTVE, via the coding sequence ATGTGCGGAATTGTAGCATACGTAGGGCACAGAGAAGCTTGCCCAATTATTATTAAAGGCCTTAAGCGCCTGGAGTACAGAGGATACGACAGTGCAGGTATAGCACTGATGAACGGCAGCCTTAATGTTTACAAAAAGAAGGGTAAGGTTAGTGAGCTTGAAGCCTTTATAGCCGATAAAAATGTACATGGTACCATCGGGATGGGCCACACCCGCTGGGCTACCCACGGCGAACCGAACGATGTAAATGCCCACCCACACTATTCTACATCAGGTAAAATTGCGATCATTCATAATGGTATTATTGAGAACTATGCAGCTCTTAAGACACTGTTATTAGAAAAAGGCCATACTTTCCAATCAGATACCGACTCTGAAGTTTTCATTAATTTAATTGAAGACATTCGTACCACTACTGGTTGCTCTTTAGTTGAAGCTGTGCGTTTGGCACTACACGAAGTAGTAGGTGCTTATGCTATAGTTGTATTGTCTAAAGATGACCCGAATCATATTGTAGCTGCTCGTAAAGGTAGTCCGTTGGTAGTTGGTGTTGGTGAAGGTGAATACTTCTTTGCTTCTGATGCTACTCCGATCATCGAGTATACCAACGATGTAATCTACCTGAATGATTATGAAATTGCTGTTGTCAAAGATGGCCAGTTAGATATCCGCACAAAAGAAGATGTGCAACAGACACCTTATATTCAGCGCCTGGAACTAGCCCTGGAGTCTATTGAAAAAGGTGGCTACGAACACTTTATGCTGAAAGAGATTTTTGAGCAGCCTCGTTCAATTCTTGACAGCATGCGTGGCCGTATGATCGCAGAGAGGAACCACCTGATGATGGGCGGTATCCGTGAGTATGAGAATAAGTTCGCAAATGCTAACCGTATACTTATAGTTGCCTGCGGTACCTCGTGGCATGCAGGTCTGGTAGCTGAATACCTGATAGAGGACCTGGCACGCATACCTGTTGAAGTTGAATACGCTTCAGAGTTCCGTTACCGTAACCCGATCGTTAGTGAGAATGACATTGTAATTGCCATATCACAGTCTGGTGAAACAGCCGATACGCTGGCAGCGATTGAACTGGCCAAATCTAAAGGTGCTACTATTTTCGGTATCTGTAACGTGGTAGGCTCATCTATTGCACGTGCTACTGATGCAGGTGCTTATACACACGCAGGCCCTGAGATTGGTGTTGCCTCTACAAAAGCGTTTACAGCGCAGGTTACAGTTCTTACCCTTATTGCTATGATCATCGGCAGCAAGCGCGGAACTATAGAAACCACAAAACTGCACCAACTGATTGCTGAACTGGAGCAGATACCTGCGAAAGTAGAGCAGACGCTTAAACTGGATAAGCAGATCGAGGAAATCTCTGAAATTTATAAGGATGCGACCAACTTCTTATACTTAGGTCGTGGCTATAACTTCCCGGTTGCCCTGGAAGGCGCGCTTAAGCTGAAGGAGATTTCTTACATACACGCTGAAGGTTACCCAGCTGCCGAAATGAAGCACGGCCCGATTGCTTTGATTGATGAGCAGATGCCTGTAGTTGTTATTGCAACGAAAGACAGCTCTTATGAGAAGATTGTATCGAACGTGCAGGAAGTGAAAGCTCGTAAAGGTAAAGTAATTGCTATCGTAACTGAAGGCGATACAACTATACCTGCTATGGCAGACCATGTTATCGAAATTCCGGAAACAAGCGAGCACCTGATGCCATTGCTTTCTGTAGTTCCGCTGCAGTTGTTGTCTTACCATATTGCAGTAATGCGTGGTTGCAACGTAGACCAGCCACGTAACCTGGCAAAATCAGTAACTGTAGAGTAA
- the panD gene encoding aspartate 1-decarboxylase, whose translation MYIEVLKSKIHRCRVTQAELHYVGSITIDEDLMDAANVVENEKVTIVNINNGERFETYVIKGERGTGTVCLNGPAARKVQVGDIVIVISYCSIPFADAKAHKPTLVFPDQHNRLV comes from the coding sequence ATGTATATTGAGGTTTTAAAATCTAAGATCCACCGCTGTAGGGTAACACAGGCCGAGCTCCATTATGTTGGTAGTATCACAATTGATGAAGACCTGATGGATGCTGCTAATGTGGTGGAGAATGAAAAAGTTACTATTGTAAACATCAATAACGGCGAGCGTTTTGAAACCTATGTAATTAAGGGCGAACGCGGAACCGGAACTGTTTGTTTAAATGGCCCGGCTGCACGCAAAGTACAGGTAGGCGATATTGTGATTGTAATCTCTTACTGCAGCATCCCGTTCGCGGATGCGAAAGCACACAAGCCAACATTGGTTTTCCCGGATCAGCATAACCGCCTGGTATAA
- a CDS encoding lysylphosphatidylglycerol synthase transmembrane domain-containing protein gives MKKLLSFLKYTLLLGVSAFLMWYALKELDFEKLWAELQNADYGWVALSLVMGVVAYLSRAYRWQMQIKPTGYQPSLHNTYNAMMVGYIANLVLPRMGEVVRCSMLRRSDGLPVNKGFGTVIAERFVDMLMLLIALSLTLLIEFRQIKDFFWELLSSKYSNLEQTVNQLYWLAVIMLGLSIVLFVVAYRYLNKLRENVYFQKGEQFMRGMLQGVLSITKLDNQAAFWGHTVFVWLMYYGSSLVVFYALPGTSHLSYGAALSVLVVGSLGMAAPVQGGVGVYHLLVQATLLLYGVPKEAGMAYALLAHTSQTLLVVIMGVLSFIAGMLRKPSAEAVLPETKAMANHEFNR, from the coding sequence ATGAAAAAGCTGCTCTCTTTTCTCAAGTATACGCTACTGCTTGGTGTCTCTGCATTCCTGATGTGGTACGCTTTAAAGGAGCTTGATTTTGAGAAATTGTGGGCAGAACTGCAAAACGCGGACTATGGTTGGGTAGCGCTCTCGTTAGTTATGGGAGTTGTGGCCTATCTTAGCCGGGCCTATCGCTGGCAGATGCAGATAAAACCAACCGGTTACCAACCATCCCTGCACAATACTTATAATGCCATGATGGTGGGTTACATTGCCAACCTGGTGCTGCCACGCATGGGGGAAGTAGTGCGTTGCAGTATGTTGCGCCGCTCTGATGGGTTACCGGTAAACAAAGGGTTTGGTACCGTAATAGCCGAACGGTTCGTAGATATGCTCATGCTGTTGATTGCTCTGAGCTTAACCTTACTAATAGAATTCAGGCAGATCAAAGACTTCTTTTGGGAGCTGCTTTCCAGCAAGTATAGCAACTTAGAGCAAACTGTAAACCAATTGTACTGGCTGGCTGTAATTATGCTAGGGCTAAGTATAGTTCTGTTTGTAGTTGCCTACCGCTACCTGAATAAACTACGGGAGAATGTTTACTTCCAAAAGGGAGAGCAGTTTATGAGGGGCATGTTGCAAGGCGTGCTCAGTATAACCAAACTCGATAACCAGGCTGCATTCTGGGGGCATACAGTTTTTGTATGGCTGATGTACTATGGCTCGAGCTTAGTCGTTTTTTATGCGTTGCCTGGTACGAGTCATCTGAGTTATGGAGCTGCTCTTTCTGTGTTAGTAGTTGGTAGTCTAGGTATGGCTGCCCCGGTGCAGGGTGGGGTAGGTGTATATCATTTACTGGTACAGGCTACGTTGTTACTTTACGGTGTACCTAAAGAAGCTGGCATGGCTTACGCGCTGCTGGCACATACTTCTCAAACGCTTTTGGTAGTTATAATGGGAGTGCTTAGTTTTATAGCAGGTATGTTGCGGAAGCCGTCGGCAGAAGCAGTGCTTCCTGAAACTAAAGCAATGGCAAACCATGAATTCAACCGATAA
- a CDS encoding glycogen/starch synthase gives MSKLRILYAATEILPFLQTTKVAEFLNTLPQAMQERGMEIRIFVPRFGIINERKNRLHEVVRLSGINIAVGDDEKPLVIKVASIPNAKLQVYFIDNEDYFHRKSVFVDKNNNFHQDNDERAIFFCKGVLETVKKLGWQPDIVHCNDWMTGLIPMYLKTTYKKDPIFKDSKSMFTVYNHNYTHKFAGDLAEKVKMLDIDDSMLDHLKSADIDSFLKIGMEYADSVIKTNEDFSENINALFSDFTAKNISTVSADDTLLDSYYNLYNELSR, from the coding sequence ATGTCAAAATTGCGAATCCTGTACGCCGCCACCGAGATTCTTCCCTTCCTTCAGACCACAAAAGTAGCAGAGTTTCTGAACACGCTACCACAGGCCATGCAGGAAAGAGGTATGGAGATCCGCATATTTGTACCAAGGTTCGGTATAATTAACGAACGCAAGAACCGTTTACATGAGGTTGTTCGCCTGTCAGGTATAAACATCGCTGTTGGCGATGATGAAAAACCACTGGTTATTAAGGTGGCTTCTATTCCGAATGCTAAATTACAGGTATATTTTATCGACAACGAAGACTATTTCCACAGAAAGTCCGTTTTCGTTGACAAGAACAATAACTTTCACCAGGATAACGACGAGCGTGCCATCTTCTTCTGTAAGGGTGTGCTTGAAACGGTGAAAAAATTAGGCTGGCAACCAGACATTGTACACTGCAACGACTGGATGACCGGCTTGATACCAATGTACCTGAAAACAACCTATAAAAAAGATCCGATTTTTAAAGATTCTAAGTCGATGTTTACGGTATATAACCACAACTATACACATAAGTTTGCAGGCGACTTGGCAGAAAAAGTAAAGATGCTGGATATTGATGACAGCATGCTGGACCACCTGAAGTCTGCCGACATTGACAGCTTCCTGAAAATAGGTATGGAGTATGCTGATTCAGTAATTAAAACAAACGAAGATTTTAGCGAGAATATCAATGCCTTGTTCAGCGATTTTACTGCGAAGAACATCAGCACAGTTAGCGCCGACGATACTCTTTTAGATTCATACTATAACCTGTATAATGAACTCAGCCGTTAG